One genomic window of Magnolia sinica isolate HGM2019 chromosome 3, MsV1, whole genome shotgun sequence includes the following:
- the LOC131240363 gene encoding synaptotagmin-3 isoform X2 has translation MGFLSSLLGILGFGFGLSFGIFLGFFLFIYFEPRDVKDPVIRPLHELDSKALHALLPEIPLWVKNPDYDRAICNMIRSTAKPIFDQYIGKFHIASIEFDSLTLGSLPPTIHGMKVYETNEKEIAIEPALRWVGNPNITVMLKVLSLHLTVQLVDLQIFAMPRVTLKPLVPTFPCFANISVSFMRKPRIDFGLKLLGGDIMAIPGLYQFVQKFIKEQVASLYLWPKVLEIPILDSSSGAMKKPVGILHVNVLRALHLSKMDIFGKSDPYVKLKLIGERLPVKKTTIKMKNLNPEWNEQFKLIVKDPENQALELQVYDWEKVGAHDKLGMQVIPLRLLTPNETKAFTLDLLKNMNPNDPQNKTNRGKIMVELTYDPFKEDDRFSGPLDGAGKDSGIRRSPESSSIASRGGLLLVVAQGAEDVEGNRHNNPCAVILFRGEQRKTKVIKKSRDPVWNEEFQFMLEEPPANDKIHIEVISKKTGFTFHPKESLGHVDINLMDVVNNGRINEKYHLINSKNGVIHIEIRWKTI, from the exons ATGGGTTTTCTGAGCAGTTTGTTGGGAATCTTGGGATTTGGATTTGGGCTCTCATTTGGGATTTTCCTGGgctttttcctcttcatatatTTCGAGCCAAGGGATGTAAAG GATCCAGTAATTAGGCCACTTCATGAGTTAGATTCAAAGGCATTGCATGCTCTTCTACCTGAGATTCCTCTGTGGGTGAAGAATCCGGACTATGATCGG GCAATATGCAATATGATAAGAAGCACGGCAAAACCAATATTTGATCAGTACATTGGGAAATTTCACATAGCATCAATTGAATTTGATAGTTTAACTCTTGGGTCTCTCCCTCCAACAATTCATG GAATGAAAGTCTATGAGACTAACGAGAAAGAAATAGCCATTGAGCCTGCACTACGATGGGTTGGCAATCCTAACATAACCGTAATGTTGAAAGTTCTATCACTACATTTGACAGTGCAG CTGGTGGATTTACAAATATTTGCAATGCCTCGTGTTACTCTAAAGCCTCTCGTACCAACCTTCCCATGCTTTGCAAACATTAGTGTATCTTTCATGAGAAAG CCACGCATAGACTTTGGGCTTAAATTACTGGGCGGAGACATCATGGCCATCCCTGGCTTGTATCAATTTGTTCAG AAATTTATCAAAGAACAGGTTGCAAGCCTCTACCTCTGGCCAAAGGTCCTAGAAATTCCTATTTTAGACAGTTCAAG TGGGGCCATGAAGAAGCCAGTTGGCATATTACATGTGAATGTTCTCCGAGCACTTCATCTCTCAAAGATGGATATCTTTGGGAAATCTGATCCATACGTCAAACTCAAATTGATTGGGGAGAGACTGCCAGTGAAGAAAACCACAATCAAGATGAAGAATCTGAATCCTGAGTGGAATGAGCAGTTCAAGCTTATAGTCAAAGACCCCGAGAACCAAGCGCTTGAACTACAAGTCTACGACTGGGAAAAG GTTGGAGCGCATGACAAATTGGGAATGCAAGTGATTCCACTCCGTTTGCTCACTCCAAATGAAACAAAGGCATTCACACTCGATTTGCTCAAGAACATGAATCCAAACGACcctcaaaacaaaacaaacagagGGAAGATTATGGTGGAGCTGACCTATGATCCTTTCAAAGAAGATGACAGGTTTAGTGGACCTTTAGATGGAGCTGGCAAGGACAGTGGCATCAGAAGATCTCCTGAAAGCAGCAGCATTGCTTCAAGAGGAGGGTTGCTCTTGGTTGTGGCCCAAGGTGCAGAGGACGTTGAGGGAAATCGTCATAATAATCCTTGTGCCGTGATCCTTTTTAGAGGAGAACAAAGGAAAACTAAG gTTATCAAGAAATCTAGGGACCCAGTATGGAACGAAGAGTTCCAATTCATGCTAGAAGAGCCCCCAGCTAATGATAAGATCCACATTGAAGTGATAAGCAAGAAGACGGGCTTCACCTTTCATCCAAAG GAATCATTGGGGCATGTAGATATTAATCTTATGGATGTAGTCAACAACGGACGTATCAACGAGAAATACCATCTTATCAATTCAAAGAATGGGGTGATACACATTGAAATTCGGTGGAAGACCATCTGA
- the LOC131240363 gene encoding synaptotagmin-3 isoform X1, with the protein MGFLSSLLGILGFGFGLSFGIFLGFFLFIYFEPRDVKDPVIRPLHELDSKALHALLPEIPLWVKNPDYDRVDWANKFVLDMWPYLDKAICNMIRSTAKPIFDQYIGKFHIASIEFDSLTLGSLPPTIHGMKVYETNEKEIAIEPALRWVGNPNITVMLKVLSLHLTVQLVDLQIFAMPRVTLKPLVPTFPCFANISVSFMRKPRIDFGLKLLGGDIMAIPGLYQFVQKFIKEQVASLYLWPKVLEIPILDSSSGAMKKPVGILHVNVLRALHLSKMDIFGKSDPYVKLKLIGERLPVKKTTIKMKNLNPEWNEQFKLIVKDPENQALELQVYDWEKVGAHDKLGMQVIPLRLLTPNETKAFTLDLLKNMNPNDPQNKTNRGKIMVELTYDPFKEDDRFSGPLDGAGKDSGIRRSPESSSIASRGGLLLVVAQGAEDVEGNRHNNPCAVILFRGEQRKTKVIKKSRDPVWNEEFQFMLEEPPANDKIHIEVISKKTGFTFHPKESLGHVDINLMDVVNNGRINEKYHLINSKNGVIHIEIRWKTI; encoded by the exons ATGGGTTTTCTGAGCAGTTTGTTGGGAATCTTGGGATTTGGATTTGGGCTCTCATTTGGGATTTTCCTGGgctttttcctcttcatatatTTCGAGCCAAGGGATGTAAAG GATCCAGTAATTAGGCCACTTCATGAGTTAGATTCAAAGGCATTGCATGCTCTTCTACCTGAGATTCCTCTGTGGGTGAAGAATCCGGACTATGATCGG GTCGATTGGGCGAACAAGTTTGTTCTTGATATGTGGCCCTACTTAGATAAG GCAATATGCAATATGATAAGAAGCACGGCAAAACCAATATTTGATCAGTACATTGGGAAATTTCACATAGCATCAATTGAATTTGATAGTTTAACTCTTGGGTCTCTCCCTCCAACAATTCATG GAATGAAAGTCTATGAGACTAACGAGAAAGAAATAGCCATTGAGCCTGCACTACGATGGGTTGGCAATCCTAACATAACCGTAATGTTGAAAGTTCTATCACTACATTTGACAGTGCAG CTGGTGGATTTACAAATATTTGCAATGCCTCGTGTTACTCTAAAGCCTCTCGTACCAACCTTCCCATGCTTTGCAAACATTAGTGTATCTTTCATGAGAAAG CCACGCATAGACTTTGGGCTTAAATTACTGGGCGGAGACATCATGGCCATCCCTGGCTTGTATCAATTTGTTCAG AAATTTATCAAAGAACAGGTTGCAAGCCTCTACCTCTGGCCAAAGGTCCTAGAAATTCCTATTTTAGACAGTTCAAG TGGGGCCATGAAGAAGCCAGTTGGCATATTACATGTGAATGTTCTCCGAGCACTTCATCTCTCAAAGATGGATATCTTTGGGAAATCTGATCCATACGTCAAACTCAAATTGATTGGGGAGAGACTGCCAGTGAAGAAAACCACAATCAAGATGAAGAATCTGAATCCTGAGTGGAATGAGCAGTTCAAGCTTATAGTCAAAGACCCCGAGAACCAAGCGCTTGAACTACAAGTCTACGACTGGGAAAAG GTTGGAGCGCATGACAAATTGGGAATGCAAGTGATTCCACTCCGTTTGCTCACTCCAAATGAAACAAAGGCATTCACACTCGATTTGCTCAAGAACATGAATCCAAACGACcctcaaaacaaaacaaacagagGGAAGATTATGGTGGAGCTGACCTATGATCCTTTCAAAGAAGATGACAGGTTTAGTGGACCTTTAGATGGAGCTGGCAAGGACAGTGGCATCAGAAGATCTCCTGAAAGCAGCAGCATTGCTTCAAGAGGAGGGTTGCTCTTGGTTGTGGCCCAAGGTGCAGAGGACGTTGAGGGAAATCGTCATAATAATCCTTGTGCCGTGATCCTTTTTAGAGGAGAACAAAGGAAAACTAAG gTTATCAAGAAATCTAGGGACCCAGTATGGAACGAAGAGTTCCAATTCATGCTAGAAGAGCCCCCAGCTAATGATAAGATCCACATTGAAGTGATAAGCAAGAAGACGGGCTTCACCTTTCATCCAAAG GAATCATTGGGGCATGTAGATATTAATCTTATGGATGTAGTCAACAACGGACGTATCAACGAGAAATACCATCTTATCAATTCAAAGAATGGGGTGATACACATTGAAATTCGGTGGAAGACCATCTGA